In one window of Gopherus evgoodei ecotype Sinaloan lineage chromosome 9, rGopEvg1_v1.p, whole genome shotgun sequence DNA:
- the PPP1R2 gene encoding protein phosphatase inhibitor 2 isoform X3 — MAAPVPSTSGATGRGPIKGILKKRGSGGSGLPSSAQPPPPPPRRPAPGPFEDEQGKKSQKWDEMNILATYHPAGKDYGLMKIDEPSTPYHSMVGEDDEDAVSDSESNEPVTADVLAKKLVAAEGKGPKILAQEEECREEEEEEEDEELTPEEREKKKQFEMKRKMHYNEGRNIKLARQLIAKELHGEEEDEEDDEDQEMHDAVDVENMSTETPEPAHATSDQLDNRAHIIEEICPEL; from the exons ATGGCGGCCCCGGTCCCCTCCACGTCGGGCGCGACGGGGCGCGGGCCCATCAAAGGCATCCTGAAGAAGCGGGGCTCAGGCGGCAGCGGCCTTCCGAGCAGTGCGCAGCCCCCGCCGCCGCCCCCGCGCCGCCCCGCGCCCGGGCCCTTCGAGGACGAGCAGGG TAAAAAGTCCCAAAAGTGGGATGAAATGAACATCCTAGCTACGTACCATCCAGCAGGCAAGGACTATGGTTTAATGAAAATAGATGAACCAAGCACTCCCTACCACAG TATGGTCGGAGAGGACGATGAAGATGCAGTGAGTGATTCAGAATCGAATGAACCCGTAACAGCAGATGTGTTAGCTAAAAA GTTAGTGGCAGCTGAAGGTAAAGGACCCAAGATTCTAGCTCAAGAAGAAGagtgcagggaggaggaggaggaggaagaggatgaagagTTAACGCCTGAAGAACGAG aaaaaaagaaacagtttgAAATGAAGAGAAAAATGCACTACAACGAAGGACGAAATATCAAATTGGCTAGGCAGCTAATTGCAAAAGAACTACatggtgaggaggaggatgaggaggatgaTGAAGATCAAGAGATGCACGATGCTGTAGATGTAGAAAACATGAGTACAGAAACCCCTGAACCTG CACATGCTACTAGTGACCAGCTGGATAATAGAGCGCACATCATAGAAGAAATCTGTCCAGAACTGTAA